A region of Blattabacterium cuenoti STAT DNA encodes the following proteins:
- a CDS encoding type III pantothenate kinase: MLLIINIGNSNLHFGIFNSNSDLKCNCSWNINTIPHKSIDEYVFIFRDIYRKYDIFSKFRIQNIIIGSVVPSLTNIIKQSLYEIHKIVPIIVDRKTASPIKHYSHQLGTDLYANAIAAYTLYKSKNYSFFLVVDFGTALSFTCIDKCGNLQGVIIAPGVNSSLKALIENTSLLSNIELKKPPSILGYYTERCIQSGIIYGYLSMVEGLINRVNQELKTNCFVITTGGYSHIYTPLTKKIHIIDKFHTMKGLKMLFHWNY, from the coding sequence ATGTTATTAATAATAAATATTGGAAATTCTAATCTTCATTTCGGAATATTTAATAGTAATTCTGATTTAAAATGTAATTGTTCGTGGAACATAAATACTATCCCACATAAATCGATAGATGAATATGTTTTTATATTTAGAGATATATATCGTAAATATGATATTTTTTCTAAATTTAGAATACAAAATATTATTATTGGATCAGTTGTTCCTTCTCTTACAAACATTATAAAACAATCTTTATATGAAATACATAAAATAGTACCGATTATTGTCGATAGAAAAACCGCTTCTCCTATAAAACATTATTCTCATCAATTAGGTACAGATTTATATGCTAATGCTATAGCTGCATATACACTATACAAGAGTAAAAATTATTCTTTTTTTTTGGTAGTGGATTTTGGTACTGCATTAAGTTTTACTTGTATAGATAAATGTGGAAATCTTCAAGGTGTTATCATTGCTCCGGGCGTTAATAGTTCTTTAAAGGCTTTAATTGAAAATACATCTCTATTATCAAATATAGAATTAAAAAAACCTCCTAGTATATTAGGATACTATACAGAAAGATGTATTCAAAGTGGAATTATATATGGATACTTAAGTATGGTTGAAGGATTAATAAATAGGGTAAATCAAGAATTGAAAACGAATTGTTTTGTTATTACTACCGGAGGTTATTCTCATATATATACACCTTTAACAAAAAAAATTCATATAATAGATAAATTTCATACTATGAAAGGATTAAAGATGCTATTTCATTGGAATTATTAA
- a CDS encoding alpha/beta fold hydrolase, with the protein MTNIFYKIKGKGIPIVLLHGFMESLEIWNFLYNSKIPNKYKILSIDFPGHGKSIFTLEKKNIVFTMEKTAEIVKKIVKKENIKKAIFIGHSMGGYVALAMAEKYPEMFLGLCLLHSTTKSDTLEKKKNRIQSIQLAIHHYPLFISKSVKKLFHYEKLSSLQKEISFIKNIASNTNIQSIISFLKGMAIRKDRTFLLRTTKFPKLYISGLYDRVLDIKKNYEETKNGNKIYFVAIPTGHMGHIEKPKEIIKILENFIDFSHF; encoded by the coding sequence ATGACTAACATATTTTATAAAATAAAAGGAAAAGGAATTCCTATAGTATTATTACATGGATTTATGGAAAGTTTAGAAATATGGAATTTTTTATATAATAGTAAAATTCCTAATAAATATAAAATTCTTTCAATTGACTTTCCGGGTCATGGAAAAAGTATTTTCACATTAGAAAAAAAAAATATAGTTTTTACAATGGAAAAAACAGCAGAAATTGTAAAAAAAATTGTAAAAAAAGAAAATATAAAAAAAGCTATTTTTATAGGACATTCTATGGGTGGATATGTGGCTTTAGCTATGGCAGAAAAATATCCAGAAATGTTTTTGGGGTTATGTTTACTTCATTCTACGACAAAATCAGATACATTAGAAAAAAAAAAAAATAGAATTCAATCGATTCAATTAGCAATCCATCATTATCCATTATTTATATCCAAAAGTGTAAAAAAATTATTCCATTATGAAAAATTATCTTCTTTACAAAAAGAAATTAGTTTTATAAAAAACATAGCTTCAAATACTAATATTCAAAGTATTATTTCTTTTTTAAAAGGAATGGCAATTCGAAAAGATAGGACATTCTTACTAAGAACAACTAAATTTCCAAAACTATATATATCTGGGTTATACGATAGAGTTCTTGATATAAAAAAAAATTATGAAGAAACTAAAAATGGAAATAAAATTTATTTTGTTGCTATACCTACAGGTCATATGGGACACATAGAAAAACCTAAAGAAATTATAAAAATATTAGAAAATTTTATAGATTTTTCACATTTTTGA
- a CDS encoding 5-formyltetrahydrofolate cyclo-ligase: MNKKKLREKYFHMRKSISVKEIRKMSFEIFFQLRKISFIWKKTYYHIFLPIQKHKEIDTFIIINFLLKIGKYVTIPCSNFHKLSIDNCLFHKNTILTKKKYGILEPILMHKFIVSISLIEVIFIPLLIFDFRGYRIGYGKGFYDRFIPLCKKNIIKIGISFFYPIKKIQDVHENDLLIDIGITPNHIFFLNSIKENF, from the coding sequence ATGAATAAAAAAAAATTACGTGAAAAATATTTTCATATGAGAAAGTCTATTTCTGTAAAGGAAATTAGAAAAATGAGTTTTGAAATTTTTTTTCAATTAAGAAAAATATCTTTTATTTGGAAAAAAACTTATTATCATATTTTTTTACCTATACAAAAACATAAAGAAATAGATACATTTATAATAATTAATTTTTTATTAAAAATAGGAAAATACGTTACGATTCCGTGTTCTAATTTTCATAAATTATCTATAGATAATTGTTTATTTCATAAAAATACTATATTAACAAAAAAAAAATATGGAATTTTAGAACCAATTCTTATGCATAAATTTATTGTTTCAATTTCTCTTATTGAAGTTATTTTTATTCCGTTATTAATATTTGATTTTAGAGGATATAGAATTGGTTATGGAAAAGGTTTTTATGATAGATTTATTCCTTTATGTAAAAAAAATATTATTAAAATAGGGATAAGTTTTTTTTATCCTATAAAAAAAATACAAGATGTACATGAGAATGATTTATTAATAGATATAGGAATAACTCCTAACCATATTTTTTTTTTAAATTCAATAAAAGAAAACTTTTAG
- the rseP gene encoding RIP metalloprotease RseP encodes MSSILTRSIQLLLSVSILVVVHELGHFIIAQLFKVRVERFFLFFDPWFSIFKKKIGNTTYGVGWLPLGGYVKISGMIMDNNKENQSEYPIKDWEFRSKSAIKRLLIISGGILFNILLSVLIFTFLLFKYGETYLPTKNVKYGIEVDSLGEKIGLKNGDKILFVNEKYVPYFNDIPKSILLGNSITIDRMGNIIKLPLNNKKKKILFDRKELNFFIQPRVPPIINYVIKNSEAEKYGLRNNDEILAINSEFILFSDQLKDLLSKYKNENILISINRNGKLIQKKFFLNPKGILGVYLKKFIDLDQIFLFEKNNYSFFESIPHGIEKSWNVLKNQVLFLKNIFHIETKAYKQIGSFFSIAKEFPSKWNWDIFWTLTGTLSIWLAFLNLFPIPSLDGGYLLFIMIEMITKKKINDKIIERWTIYGFLTISLIMIFIIIWDILKVFFY; translated from the coding sequence ATGTCATCAATTTTAACTAGATCAATACAATTGTTACTTAGTGTTTCTATATTAGTAGTTGTTCATGAATTAGGTCATTTTATTATAGCTCAATTATTTAAAGTTAGAGTTGAGAGGTTTTTTTTATTTTTTGATCCTTGGTTTTCTATTTTTAAAAAAAAGATAGGAAATACTACCTATGGAGTAGGTTGGTTACCTCTAGGAGGATATGTTAAAATATCTGGAATGATAATGGATAATAATAAAGAAAATCAATCAGAATATCCAATTAAAGATTGGGAATTTCGTTCTAAGTCAGCAATAAAAAGATTATTAATCATTTCTGGAGGAATTCTTTTCAACATATTATTGTCCGTTTTAATTTTTACTTTTTTATTGTTTAAATATGGAGAAACTTATCTTCCTACAAAAAATGTAAAATATGGAATAGAAGTTGACTCTTTAGGAGAAAAAATAGGATTGAAAAATGGAGATAAAATTTTATTTGTAAACGAAAAGTATGTTCCCTATTTTAATGATATTCCAAAATCCATTCTTTTGGGAAATTCTATCACTATAGATCGTATGGGTAACATTATAAAATTACCATTAAATAATAAAAAAAAGAAAATTCTTTTTGATAGAAAAGAATTGAATTTTTTCATTCAACCTCGTGTTCCTCCTATAATTAATTATGTAATTAAAAATTCTGAAGCAGAAAAATATGGATTAAGAAATAATGATGAAATATTAGCTATTAATTCTGAATTCATTCTTTTTTCTGATCAATTAAAAGATTTGTTATCAAAATATAAAAATGAAAATATATTGATATCTATTAACAGAAATGGAAAATTAATTCAAAAAAAATTTTTTTTAAATCCAAAAGGAATTTTGGGGGTTTATTTGAAAAAATTTATAGATTTAGATCAAATTTTTTTATTTGAAAAAAATAATTATTCTTTTTTTGAGAGTATTCCTCATGGAATAGAAAAATCTTGGAATGTTTTGAAAAATCAAGTCTTATTTTTGAAAAATATTTTTCATATAGAAACTAAAGCTTATAAACAAATAGGTAGTTTTTTTTCTATAGCTAAAGAGTTTCCATCTAAATGGAATTGGGATATTTTTTGGACTTTAACTGGTACTTTATCCATTTGGTTAGCATTTTTAAATTTATTTCCTATTCCATCATTAGATGGTGGATATTTATTGTTTATTATGATAGAAATGATAACAAAGAAAAAAATAAATGACAAAATTATTGAACGTTGGACTATTTACGGTTTTTTAACAATTAGTTTAATTATGATATTCATTATTATTTGGGATATACTAAAAGTTTTCTTTTATTGA
- a CDS encoding FeoA family protein, with protein MNLSNLKKGEKGIIKGYKNDDFPIKLLELGILPGIKFEILFVSIFYDPLCISYDQSCLVALRKKEAENIIIEPIFSDKEKKNEKN; from the coding sequence TTGAATTTATCTAATCTTAAAAAAGGAGAAAAAGGGATTATTAAAGGATATAAAAATGATGATTTTCCCATAAAATTATTAGAATTAGGAATTTTACCTGGTATAAAATTCGAAATACTTTTTGTTTCTATTTTTTACGATCCATTGTGTATAAGTTATGATCAATCTTGTTTAGTAGCTTTACGAAAAAAAGAAGCTGAAAACATTATCATAGAACCTATTTTTTCAGATAAAGAAAAAAAAAATGAAAAAAATTAA